The DNA window ccaccttcctcctctgtgaATAGCAACCACCAATAGGACACGCCTGTTCTGTTTAATTATGACAAGGagccttgttttcttttctataTTACCACGGGAGCATCACTACTCCCCATGATAACAGGTGATGACAATGGAAAGACAGGTTCTCCCAACTATTCTTGTTaatccactcacacacacacacacacacacacacacacacacacccacccacacacacccaccctgtTGCTCCACATTCTTATTTAATTACGCCACAATACCAGGAAGTCCCaatgtttaatttttttggCAAGTAATTGGTGCATTGCCTTTGGAATGAATAAACATACATCCTCCTTCTAAATGTGGAAGAAATGTCAAAGAATATGTTTCCAACCAGTTTCCTCAAGAATCTATTCAGTATTTTGACCGATCGTATGGCGGTTTAGGCAAGAGGAAAGTCGCCTGTAAGATTcattttactttactttttatAGCATATTTCACCATTTGTTGGGATGAGAAAGCAAGTCACAAAATGATTTCTTTGGAGCTTTCTGTCGACAGTATGAGTGTTTAACTCTCCTTTGTTagcatttctatttattttgcaAGATTCTTTCTGCTGAGGTCCGTGTGAGGCACAGTTCTGCAGTGATGTCACGGCACGGACAAAACCCTCTTTTTACGCCAGAATGGTGAAGACACTACTTTGTTGTAGAAGTCGGCAGCTTGCATGAAGCCTCTGTCTGAGGAGACCTGGGTGACACCCACCCTGCTGCATACACACGGCCCGGAGGAGCTTCTGTTGTGCATCCGTTCTGCTTTCCtcgcttctttctttctcccccctGTGCATTGGTGTGATGGGTGGGAAGTGCCACAGGAGGGAAGTTGTTTCAGTACTGAGATAAACCGCTTTAGATTTGCCAGTGAAACGCCAAGACACTGAAAGAAATGGGTGTGAATATAAAGTGAAAATCGAAAGCAGTCTGTCCAGCTCGGCCTCTTTAGGTGCTACTgccctttttatttttagacttgAGTGTTTGTCTAAAgcaggggtggccaaccagtcagagcctaagagccatattttttactgtgttaccgcaaagagccacatcacacacatgggcacacatgaacatcacctcatcacctcatcccttcctcacacacacacacacacacacacacacagacctctgcttagccagatttattgtaaatgtcacacaccaacatgataatgacagaatttgacttctacagaccacgggccagtcattttcaacaatgaacattgtgtgcactgtctcacacacacaaactctcaattcaactaagcccacaaacaaaaatataataattaaaatatttttttttctcttactatgcatgttgcttagtgggacttctggcattccttgctttgaacaatcctcttcaaatctggcttgtattcaaTTCTTTCAcgtgggtgtcagtcagaacagatcgatgctttgatttcacgtgttacagggtagaaaacacagactcgcagacgtatgttgacccaaatattgacagtatctaaaggaatgcaatctgtggccttttcagttgtagatcacggaaccgaGTCACGAAGCTTCCGTGCAGGTTTTCTCGTttggctgtgcatttttttcctgccattttgaaggcgaacttgacactaattgtttccTCAAAAGATCTTGTCTGAGAAACGTTGCGCTATTTTCATCTAAGGCGCATGCGCTTTTGGCgaaagtaccgtattgaactcaagcaaagcaaacacgcacattaaaaaagcacaaacccaaacttcgacatgaacgttagagccgcatgaaaccaggcaaagagccgcatgcggctcgggAGCCGCAGGTTGGCCAGGCCTGGTCTACAGCAGAGCTACCTGACCAGTTTTCCTGGGTTAGATATGCAAATCTGTCACCACTGTGGATTTGTTTGAATGCCTTAGACATTACCACGTCTACTTTTGTTTCCTCAGGACGTGGGGCGGATGAAGATAGAACTGTTTGCTGACGTGGTTCCAAAGACGGCAGAGAATTTTCGGTAAGATCTTGCAAATTTGCAGCCCAGGATATAAACTCTATTCTTTCACATCCATACATTGTGCAGTCCTGATTGCAGGGATGCACAGTCACATGATTGTTTCTGACTTTTCAAAAATGGGAACTTAAATGTTTTATCATCTCTTAACAGGCAGTTCTGCACAGGGGAGTTCAGGTAATTGAGGGCAGCGCCACTTCCACAGTAAACAGACCGTCTACAGAAGTACACGTGCATCATCTTGCTTTTAACTGCACTTAAGTGCCATAAGGTCCAAATACGTAAACAACATTGAAGGGTTTGGACTCATGCCCTCAAAGGTTTATCTTAAATTTATGTTGGCGCCAGAAGGATGGTTGACAGAAATACACCCAATAAAGTGTTACACTGATGtcatattaaaaaataataataaagtttgCTGAGACCTTAGCCACCTGCCTTAGAACCGacctaaaataaatatttgaccAAATTTTTATTTGACCAAATATTTACTTTGGTTAAGTGATTTATGTGTAGGTTGCTATTACATGAAAAGGCTTTGTCACGAGGCATTATGGCAGCACTTTGTATTGTTTTTTTCATGTGTATTTTGGCTGATGTTTATCCTACAGGAAGGATGGCGTTCCTATTGGATATAAAGGTTGCACCTTTCACAGGTAAACAAGCCACAGCAGCTTATTTCAGTTAGTGGTGAAATCTGAACCTGAACTTAAAGAGAAAGCCTGATTAAATCAGCATAATTGGATGTGTGACATGTTAAAGGTTGTCAGAGGTTTTGTATACGTTGAACTGACTTGTTTTTCCTCTAAATGGCAGGGTgataaaagactttatgatCCAAGGAGGAGATTTTGTAAATGTGAGTATAAGCATACAGCATGATTGAACAAGTGGTGCAAATACTTTAGGTATTGTCATAGTCCTGAGATCCTGGTGCTTCAGACATCATACTTAAACTTAACTAAATGGATAAGCAGTTACTAGTTTTCAAAAGGGaagtttaatgtgtttttaatcttcctaaaattggatgaaatgccgGACATCTGTGGTCCTCTTGGCCCCCTGGTGGACATGTTGCGAGTTGCAGCACATCTAAAGCGACATTGGCCCCCACTTTTCCATCCTATAAATTTCGTTTTTTTAGGGTGACGGAACTGGAGTCTGCAGCATTTACAGGGGTCCATTTGCAGATGAAAACTTCACTCTCAAGCATGAAACACCTGGTCTTCTGTCCATGGTATGTTGCCTTTTTGTACTGAAATGCGGTCATAATGAGGCGGGACTGCTTGTGGATTGAATGAAGGTGTCAGAAATTTAGAAGCCCGTTAAAAATCTCAGTCACTTAGTCTTACAAATTGTGTGTATCTGATATTATGTTGGTTTAACTTTTGGTTTTAACGATACACAGCCAGTGTAGCAGCATTAGTGGAGTACAGGAACGACCGGTCTGCTCCTACGTAATCCAACTTTAAACTCTGCTATCCAACAATCACCTTTGATTGACTTGATATTAAGATGAGTGTGATGCCTCGGCTTCTAGAG is part of the Takifugu flavidus isolate HTHZ2018 chromosome 8, ASM371156v2, whole genome shotgun sequence genome and encodes:
- the ppih gene encoding peptidyl-prolyl cis-trans isomerase H isoform X1, producing MKPGKEPHAAREPQVGQAWSTAELPDQFSWDVGRMKIELFADVVPKTAENFRQFCTGEFRKDGVPIGYKGCTFHRVIKDFMIQGGDFVNGDGTGVCSIYRGPFADENFTLKHETPGLLSMANSGPGTNGCQFFITCTNCHWLDAKHVVFGKVIDGLLIVRKIENVPVGPNNKPKLPIVIAQCGEM
- the ppih gene encoding peptidyl-prolyl cis-trans isomerase H isoform X2, yielding MSILQSNPSNPVVFFDITIGGQDVGRMKIELFADVVPKTAENFRQFCTGEFRKDGVPIGYKGCTFHRVIKDFMIQGGDFVNGDGTGVCSIYRGPFADENFTLKHETPGLLSMANSGPGTNGCQFFITCTNCHWLDAKHVVFGKVIDGLLIVRKIENVPVGPNNKPKLPIVIAQCGEM